The Bacteroidota bacterium DNA segment AGGTTGCGTGAGAGGCACTCCGGGTACGGCGTATTTTCCTTGTGATTATCCATTAGTAATAAGTGAAATAAATTATAACTCCGCTTCTTTTTTTAAAGTTGGTGATTGGATAGAATTATATAATCGCAGTGGTGCTTTAATAAATTTATCCGGTTGGGAATTCCGTGATCAACAAAATAATATTTTTGTTTTTCCCACCGGTACAATTTTAAATGATGGAGAAAGATTAGTGGTTTCCGATTCATTAGATGCACTCACAACTGCATTTCCCGGATTAGATAATGTGATTGGTGAATTTACTTTTTCACTATCAAATGGCGGTGATGCGGTGTTGTTATATGATGCTGCTTTTACATTGCAGTTCTCAGTAAAATATAATGACAAACTCCCGTGGCCAATTGATGCGGATGGCGATGGTTATACTTTAGAATTTATAGAGGAAAACGATAATCCAAATATCCCTGAAAACTGGATTGCAGGTTGTCCGTTTGGCTCACCCGGTATTCCTTTTACATTTCCTTGTCCTACATTGCAAGCAGAAAATATCAATAAAAATAGTATTGAAATTTATCCCAATCCATTCACTGATTATTTGTATTTAGATCTTTCCGGATTAAATGCAGGAACAATTCAGCAATGTTATATCACTGATTTTTCCGGTAGAATAATTACGGATATTCAAGTAGATAATTCCATTGTTATTTGGAACAATACATTAGCAAGTGGTATCTATTTATTGCATTTAATTGCAAGCGACGGAACACAATACACACATAAAATAATTCGCAATTAATTTATGTATTGCAGTAACCAGCTATTGGCAAATGTTGTTTTGAAATTCTGATCAAATTCAGCTTTTGTAAATACCAAACAATTAAATATTTCGGTATCTTCATTTAAATGTCCATCATGCAAAAGCGAGGCGGCATCAGAAACAGAATGGGTAATAATACCATCATCTGTCTTATATGAAAATAAAAATCTGTTGAATAAATCTACTTGCAAATGATTCGCAAGTTTCTTCATAAATATCATGGAAGAATCAATAGAACATCCGCCTGCGCTGGTATGTGTTTCATCCACCATTAAAATTATAAATCTGTCTTCCAACACTTTGCCATATCCATTTAATCGCAGATCATGTGAAGTCCAACGATTTACAAAAACTTCTAATTCTTTATTCAACCAAATAATTTCTTCCTCAGTAAAAGGTCTGTCGCTTTGATAAATCCATACTCTGGATTGTGGACTAAATTCTTCTATATTCATCTCTATATTAAATTATTTCCTTTTGCAATTAGTTCGGCAATATCAAATACTTTAACTGCATCTTCTTTATCAAAACTTTTCACGCCGTCTGTCATCATGATATTACAATATGG contains these protein-coding regions:
- a CDS encoding lamin tail domain-containing protein, producing MRQIFFIILSPLFLFTTFLSAQTIGISEFMYHADTSAHSNDWVELYNYGNSPVNISGWKLKDENIDNTFIIPTSTTIDPGAYLVIAQSLDTFLMVYPDVTNVIGSFDFGLGNKSDQVRLLDASNTPIVEINYVDSLPWPSAADGMGPSLQIKSFDDDPNDPDNWFAGCVRGTPGTAYFPCDYPLVISEINYNSASFFKVGDWIELYNRSGALINLSGWEFRDQQNNIFVFPTGTILNDGERLVVSDSLDALTTAFPGLDNVIGEFTFSLSNGGDAVLLYDAAFTLQFSVKYNDKLPWPIDADGDGYTLEFIEENDNPNIPENWIAGCPFGSPGIPFTFPCPTLQAENINKNSIEIYPNPFTDYLYLDLSGLNAGTIQQCYITDFSGRIITDIQVDNSIVIWNNTLASGIYLLHLIASDGTQYTHKIIRN